CCCAGACCGAGAGAAGCCCCTTCAGGAAGAGGGCCAGGGAGACGAAGGACCAGACCCGGCCGAGCCGGCCGGTCGAGAGAAACACGACGGACTGCCACGCGGCGATGAACTGAAAGAAGGCCGAGACGCACTGGATCGCAGGAAGCACCATCCGATAGTTCCACTCCCTTGATTTCTTTCGAGAACAACTCCCGTTGTCCCTATCGGCGACACGCGCCCGGAACTTCAGGAGAATCCTCTTTCCATCGGGATCATATCAAATCACGTGGGCGCACGCTTCCTCATGGCGAACGAGTCCGGGAAAATGTACACTGTCGACAACATCGTCCAACGGGAGATGCGGATGACGAACGGGGCACGAAGCGACTCCATCGTGAGGGGATTCGCCCTCTCCTCGATGTTCTGGCTGCTGGTCGGGCTGGTGGTCGGGTTGTGGCTGGCGGCCGAGATGATCTACCCGGCCCTCAACCTTGCGCCGTGGCTCGCGTTCGGGCGCCTGCGCGTGGTCCACACCAACGGGCTGACCTTCGGGTTCACCCTCGCCGGGATCTTCGCCTGCAGTTTTTATATGCTCGAGAAGCTCACCCGGACGCCGCTCGCGTTCCCGGGCCTCGCGAAGGCACAGCTCTGGCTGTTCAACATCGCCATCGCCCTGGCGGCCCTCTCCCTGTTCGCCGGGATGAACACCTCCAAGGAGTACGCGGAGCTCGAGTGGCCCCTCGACATCGTGGTGGTGGTCCTGTGGGTGATGTTCGCCGTGAACGTGATGGGAACGCTCGTCAAGCGGCGGGAGAAGCAGATGTACGTCTCCCTCTGGTTCATTATCGCCTGCGTGGTCACGGTGGCGGTCGTCTACATCCTCAACAACCTCGCGATCCCGGTGAGCCTGACCAAATCGTACTCGGCGTACGCCGGCGTGAACGACGCGAACGTCCAGTGGTGGTACGGACACAACGCCGTCGCCTCGGTCTTCACCTTCCCGATCCTCGCGATGTTCTACTACTTCCTGCCGAAGTCCACGGGGCTGCCGATCTACAGCCACCGCCTCTCCATCATCGCCTTCTGGTCCCTCGTCTTCGGCTACCTTTGGACGGGGGCGCACCACCTGATGCT
The sequence above is a segment of the Deltaproteobacteria bacterium genome. Coding sequences within it:
- a CDS encoding cbb3-type cytochrome c oxidase subunit I; protein product: MTNGARSDSIVRGFALSSMFWLLVGLVVGLWLAAEMIYPALNLAPWLAFGRLRVVHTNGLTFGFTLAGIFACSFYMLEKLTRTPLAFPGLAKAQLWLFNIAIALAALSLFAGMNTSKEYAELEWPLDIVVVVLWVMFAVNVMGTLVKRREKQMYVSLWFIIACVVTVAVVYILNNLAIPVSLTKSYSAYAGVNDANVQWWYGHNAVASVFTFPILAMFYYFLPKSTGLPIYSHRLSIIAFWSLVFGYLWTGAHHLMLTPVPEWIQTVALAFSLFLIAPSWASVLNGFYTMNGNWDKMKSNYLVKFFILGITFYGLQTIQGPTQAIRAITSHVHFTEWVVGHVHMGTMGWVTMTISASMYFMMAKISGREIHSVKLANVHFWLILVGQLLFTVTLWIAGIVQGAMWKATNPDGSLMYTFLDSVAAMYPFWTVRLVGGLLYFAGISVFAYNLYMTSRKPQAA